The genomic segment CTTTTTGGAAGCTGTAAAAAATACTGGTGCCGCCTAAGCGCTTCAAGAAATGGCGGAGCATTTCCTGCGTCATTTCAAAATCAGAGATAACTCCATTGACCAGCGGGCGAATTACATTGATGTGCGCCGGAGTGCGGCCGATCATTTTGCGCGCTTCGTCGCCGATAGCGAGGATCTGATTAGTTTTCGCGTTGACTGCGGTGATCGAAGGCTCGTTGATCACGATTCCCCGCCCCGCGAGATAAACTAGCGAGTTCGCCGTGCCTAGATCGATACCGACATTTTTAGAAAAAAAGGCCAATGGGGATTTCATTGCTTAAATAAAGTACCTACATTTTAATTCACTGGAAAAAATTTGTCTAGGAAAGTTTCTAGCTTTTGGTACCCTCAGGAAATTGCTTCTCAGAGATGGTGTAGTCCCGCTCCAGCGGCGGGACTCACCTCGTGTCTCGCTCCGCCACTTCCGATTACGGAAGAACCGAGCTGGCGAAGCTCCGACACGCTCCTCGAACCAATATGCCTTCGACCAAAAGCTCGCAACAGCAACCACTACCCCGCGGGGTAGTAGGAAGAAAAAAACCGCCACATCTTTCGACGTAGCGGCTTCACGATTAAGAACTCACCTCCCCGAGTAACACCCACTGATGCTCCCACTCCATCACCGTTTTGCCGGAACGGCTGATATGCGCAGGATAGTAGCGGATCTGATAACGTTTCCGGTTGTGCTTGATGACGCTACGCGACTTGGCGTTGGGATGAAGAGCGTCAATCTCCAGCTGAAGCTTCTCTTCCTCCGTACGCTCGATTGCCCCACTCTTCTTCAAGTCTTCCTCGATCCAACGAAGCTGGTTGGCGGCATTATGGATTAGAGACGAGTACTTGTTGGGATTGTTACTCGAATCGTTGGCAGACCATTCATTACAACGACGCAGTTCCTCATACGCCCTCGCCAAATCGTCGAAGGTATAAGGCATGGGAGGCCTCCAAAGAGTTTCTAGGTTGTTTTGAATCTACGCACAATATAGCACAAATGTGCCTATTTTGTCAATAGCTCGTAAGCCGGATTCAACCTTCAAGTGCAACACCCAATGCTTCTAGCCGCCTTCCGTAATCACTAAACTCTAGTCGCTGTTTTAATAAGCTCCTTAATGCCAACTAACTTCACCTTATCCGAGTCACGGCGTTTGAGTTCGATCTTATCTCCGGTTTTCGGGCTGACCACGGCGCGCCAAGTGATACCCAAAAGATCGGCATCAGCAAATTTTGCGCCAGCGGAAGTATCACGATCGTCGTAGAGCACTTCTACTCCGGCTTTCACCAGTTGCTTGTAGATCGCGTCAGCGGATTTATTGATGCCAAGCAAATGAATCTTGAATGGCGAGACAGCTTCCGGCCAGATAATGCCATTGGCGTCGTTGTAGACTTCTACAATCGTGCCCATTACGCGAGTCGGGCCAATTCCATAAGAACCCATTATCACCGGCGACTGCTCCCCTTTTTCATTGGTGAACTTCAAACCAAAGGCTTCCGAAAAGCGAGTCCCCAAACGGAATACGTTGCCAACTTCAATCGCCTTTTCTTCTTTCACTTCCGCGTTGCACTTCGGGCAAAGATTTCCGCCACGCACTAAAGCAATTTCTTTGTTCTGCGCGAAATCACACTTGGTGCAATAAACGATTGTGTCCTCACCCACAGGAGTCGGCACCTGAAATTCGTGAGTGTAGTCTTTGGTAAAAGCGCCACCGGAAGCTTCGGTTAATTTCGCTTTCAACCCAACCCGTTTGAAAATTTTGTGATAAGCCTTAATTACTTTTTCGTAATAAACATTCAGATCTTCCACGGAAGTATGGAAGCTGTATAAATCTTTCATAGAAAACTCGCGGCCTCGAAGAATACCGCTCTTTGCCCGAGCTTCGGCCCGGAACTTCGTCTGAATCTGATAAGCCGAAAACGGCAAGTCTTTGTAAGAGTTAATGAAATGGGTAGCAATGGAAGTAATTACTTCTTCGTGTGTCCAACCCAAACCAATATCTTCGCCAAATGGAGATTTGAATTCATAGGCCACGTCGGTGTGCCAACGCTTGGATTTTTCCCAATATTCTTTCGCCACCAAGGCCTGCATCAGCATTTCCTGCCCGCCGATGGCGTTCATCTCTTCTCGAATTATCTGATTGATTTTATTTAAAACCCGATAACCCAATGGCAAATAAGAATAAACACCGGCAGACATCTTGCGCACAAATCCGCCACGCGTAAGCAGTTTAGCGTTGACCGCCTCTTCTTCTTTCGGAGCAGTTTTAGAAGTTTTCGTGAAAAGCTCGGATTGCTTCATTAAGTAGAAATCTAACAAAAAAGCGGCCTTTAATAAAGGCCGCTGGGATTTACTTACCTGCTTTCTCTTCTTTTTCTTTTTCGGCTTCCTTCTTCAAAAAATCTTCGTGAAACTCGTAGCGGTAAACGTACTTCCTTATTATAGAGAAGGATTCGGTGCCGTCTTGCGAGAAGTCCAAGCTCCAATCTTCCTCTGATTTACGAGGATAATTGATATTGTACGCAATCTCGCTTTCCTGGCTCAACAACTCGATTCCATGAAGCTTGGAGTAGGCGCGTTCGATTTCGGAGCGTCCAATAGGAGTGCGGTAAAGATACTTGCCATCCACGATTTCGTTCGAGAAGATGGTTCCCTTTACCTTATCTCCTCGTTCGTCGTACTCCTCTTTATGGCAAATTGCTCCTCGACAATCATAGTCGTAGCGGATCTCGAGAGAGTTATCTTCGCGATAAATCCGAAAATCTTCATAGTGAGTAACATCGTCTTTCTTATCCCACTTATAGGAATCCTGATAGATCGAAAGCAGCTTTCCGTTTCCGTGAGTCGGATTACGCTGACCGGGCTGGCTCCAGTTTGCGTATTTGTAAGTAAGCCTCCGAACTCCCCAACGATCAAAGGCCTCCATCGATATCGGCAGACCTTTTTCGTTGAACTGCCACGTCTCTTCGGGGTCACTCCTTAAATCTCCCTCAAGCTCACATCGCCAAAAAATCACAGTAAAAGCGCCATCGCCACGGTATTTATACTCCCAGAACTTTTCACGAA from the bacterium genome contains:
- a CDS encoding aminoacyl--tRNA ligase-related protein, which produces MKQSELFTKTSKTAPKEEEAVNAKLLTRGGFVRKMSAGVYSYLPLGYRVLNKINQIIREEMNAIGGQEMLMQALVAKEYWEKSKRWHTDVAYEFKSPFGEDIGLGWTHEEVITSIATHFINSYKDLPFSAYQIQTKFRAEARAKSGILRGREFSMKDLYSFHTSVEDLNVYYEKVIKAYHKIFKRVGLKAKLTEASGGAFTKDYTHEFQVPTPVGEDTIVYCTKCDFAQNKEIALVRGGNLCPKCNAEVKEEKAIEVGNVFRLGTRFSEAFGLKFTNEKGEQSPVIMGSYGIGPTRVMGTIVEVYNDANGIIWPEAVSPFKIHLLGINKSADAIYKQLVKAGVEVLYDDRDTSAGAKFADADLLGITWRAVVSPKTGDKIELKRRDSDKVKLVGIKELIKTATRV